The following DNA comes from Paraburkholderia phytofirmans PsJN.
ACGACTTGCCAATCGCTCTGCTGCGCCAGTTCGTCGACGAGCGCGCGGCCAAGCAGCCCGGAGGCACCAATGACGGCAACTTTGAACATGATGAACTCGCTTAACGGGCCGCGCCGGGCGAGCCGCTGGCCGTGCCGCTCGTGATGCCCGTCACGGTGTAGCCGGCTTCGTCGATGGCAGCCTTCAGCGTCTCGGCCGGTTGCGCCGATTCCACCGCGACGCGCCCGGACGCCAGATCCACGCGGACTTGCGCGCCGCTATCGTGTTCGCGGATGGCGTTCGTGACCGCCGTCACACAATGCTGGCAGCTCATGCCTTCTACCTGGAATTCGATCGTCATCGGGGTTGCCTCGGGGAAATGGATAGTGCGACGGTTGAATTATGCCTGCCGATCCGCAATTCAGTGGATGACCTTCCCATTATGGGAAGGTGTACGATCGACGCACACACTGGAGAAACGGCCATGAATATCGGTGAAGCGGCCCGCGCGTCGGGCCTCACGGCGAAAATGATCCGCTACTACGAGAGCGTCGGCCTGCTGGCGGCGAAATCGCGTACCAGCGCCAACTATCGCGTATACGGTCCGCAAGAGGTTCACTCGCTGCGCTTCATTCGCCAGGCGCGCCGGCTTGGTTTTCTGATCGAGGATATTCGAAGGCTGCTTGCGCTGTGGCACGATCGCTCGCGGGCTAGCGCCGAGGTGAAGTCGATTGCGCTGGAGCACGTCGCGGAACTCGATCGCCGCATCGCAGAACTGACCGACATGCGCGACACGCTGGCGCATCTCGCCGACCACTGTCACGGCGACGATCGTCCTGACTGTCCGATTATCGAGCGCCTCGCCGACACTGATCTGGTTTCGGGGCAGGGTTGTCATCCGATTTGAGATTGTGTTTTGCCGCGGGTGCAACCTTGTCCTTCGATTTGTCGCAACCGCAGCGGAATTTGCACCAATGTTGGGCTAAAAAATATGGGGCGACATCGAATGACGCTGAAATCCGATCTCAACTTGAATTAAATCAGGCATTTACGCGCACCACGCGCGTGCACCATTCCAAATCGGAATGCACGTCATGCGGGCATTTCACTAGCCAGGTTGCACTATAGGGCTATAATCCGGGTTAACCCTTTTACGGGAAATCCCTGATGCCCAATCCACCGGGGATTCAATCTGATCCTTGGAGAACATCATGTTTGCATACGTACTTGAAAAGCTGAGCACTTGGTTTGAAACCGCTGAACGCACCCGTCGCGAAGCCTACCTGGCATCGTCGTCGGACATCGTCCAGCTCGAACAGCGCATCCGCTCGCTCGAAACCAACGGCTACTCGCTGTAAGTTTCATCGGCATCGCGTTTGACCCGGCGGCGTTCATCGCAGCCACGGCAGTAAAAGCATCAAGCCCCGTCTAAGCGGGGCTTTGTCGCATCTGGACTACGAGTATTTCAGCCGGACGGCGCTTGAACGCTACGCGTGGCGAATATCGACTAGCCTCGCGGCGACCGTCGCGGTAAGGTAAAGCGTTTTCCGCGAAATCCGGCTTTCCCAAACTCAACCGGTCCGCCCATGCCACCTGTTCGCCCGCTCAAATCCATTCTGACCGTGACAATTGCAATCTCGCTGAGCACGGCCTTCGCCGTGTCGAGCGCTTATGCGGCGTCGGCCAGCGCGCGTAAGCCGGTGATTCTCGATTCGCAGAACGGCATCAACGACGGCCAGAGCGGAACCGTGCTGCAGACCGCGCCGCTTTCGCATCAGCCGATCGTCGAAGCGCAGCCCATCGCGACGCCGGCCGAGCTGGCGCCGAATTCGTCGATCCCGATCGTTGTGGCGCCTTATATACAGTTGCCCACAGGAGGAGGTACGTTGCCGCCGCAACCGCAGCCTCGTCCAGCGCCTCGGCCGCAATAGGCGCTCGCTCTCTGCGTCAGATCCGGTCGCAACATGTGGCGGCCCGCGCCAGCGCAACTGCAGCGTGGTCCAGCGACGCGGCACTTGGCAAGTGCTGGAGACGCGACTTCTCACGGCAGTGCTTCCCATCTTATTCAATGCCTTTCCCTGCATAACCAACTCGCCGACGTACGAGTGCCCGCATGAGCGCGCACTCAATTGACTCAATTTCCCCTCGTCGACCAACGACAACAGCGCGGCCTTAACGCGAGCGCAGACAAAGAATCGGCAACTCATGCGCCGACGCGTCACGTGCGCCATTGGGGTTTGGGCGCATGGCGCGGGCGCAACCGTGCGACGACAATCATCGCGCGCGGTCTCTCGCCGTTGACTGGGGCCACACATCAAGCCCGGCGTGACCGCATCGAACGAAAAACAGAATAAGGAGACATCGAATGCACACCCACTGGATGCGACAGGCCGCCGGCGCCTGCGTTACGCTGCTTGCGCTGGCCACGTTGCCGGGCGCCGCGCTTGCCAAAGACACACCGGAAAAACCCGCGCTGACCATGGCCGTCGGAGGTCTGCCGGGCCTCTACTATCTGCCGGTGCTCGCCGCGCAACAGTTGGGCTACTTCAAGGACGAAGGCCTCGACGTCACGCTCGAGGATTTCGCGGGCGGATCGAAGGCGTTGGAAGCGGTCGTGGGCGGCAGCGCCGACGTCGGCGCCGGCGCGTACGAGCACACGCTGTTCATGCAGGAGAAAGGGCAGCATTACCGGGCGTTTGCGCTGATGGGGCGCGCGCCGCAAATCGTCGTCGCGGTGCTGAAATCGAAGGCCGATCAGCTCAAGACTCTGGCGGACTTCAAAGGCGCCAAAGTCGGCGTGAGCGCGCCGGGTTCGTCGACGGATCTCGTGCTCACCGTGGCTTTGCGCAAGGCCGGCGTGCAGCGTAACGAGATTTCGGCGATCGGCGTGGGCAGCGGCGCCTCGGTGCTCGCGGCAGTAAGCGGCGGCCAGATCGACGCGCTATCCAACGTGGATCCGATGATGACCAAGCTGTCGCGCAGCGGCGCGATCAAGGTGCTGGTCGATACGCGTACGGTGAAGGGCACGCAGGAGGTATTCGGCGGCACGATGCCGGCAGCGACGCTTTATGCCTCGGACAATTTCATCCAGAAGTATCCGAAGACCACGCAGGCGCTCGCCAATGCCATCGTGCGCGCGGATCACTGGCTGCAGAGCGCGAGCGACGCCGATCTGCTGAAGATGGTGCCGCCGGCCTATTTGCTCAACGATTCGGCGCTCTATGTGGAGGCCTTTCACAACGTGCGCGACGCTTACTCGCCCGACGGCTTGATGCCTGCTGACGGCCCGGCGACGTCATTGCGCGCGTTGTCCTCGTTCGATAACCGGCTCGATCCGAAAAAGATCGACCTGAACGCGACTTATACCAACGACTTCGCCCGGAAGGCCGCGGCGCAGCTTAAATAGTCGGTAGCTTGGGCTGACTGAGCAACTGGACCGGCCGCGCGCGTCGTGCGCGCGTGGCCGGCGAAAACGACGCTAGGCCGGCTCGGCGAACTGTACGCTCGGAGGCCGCAAAAGCTCAGAAGCCACAAAACCGTGAAGGCTGCAAAACCCTCGCGGCCAACAAAACCTCGCAGCCCACAACAAGAAACTCAGTCGCCGCGATACTCCACCTTAAACTGCGCGGCCTTGTCTTCACCGAGCGCCTTGACGAGCCAGGGCATCTGGTCCTTCAGCGTTTTTGCCAGCGTATACGGCGGGTTCAGAATGAACATTCCGCTGCCGAAGAGCCCAAAACCATCTTCTGGCGGATTGCTGACGGTCAGGCTCACGTGCAGCCAGTTCTTGTCCTGCAACTTCTTCAGCTGGTCGGGGAAGCGCTGCGACTCAGGGCGCCTCACCTGCGGATACCAGACGGCATAAGTGCCCGTCGGAAAACGCTTCAGGCTTTCTTCGACGCAGCGCAGCGTGCGGATGTAGTCACGCTTGTCCTCATACGATGGATCGAGCAGCACCAACGCCCGGCGTGGGGCCGGCGGCAACAAGGCGAGAATGCCGTCGAAGCCGTCGCCCGCATACAGCATCGCGCGACGGCCCGCGTCGCGGAAATTGTGGCGCAGCACGTCGATTTCGGTGGTGTGCAGTTCGAACAGGCGCATGCGATCCTGTTCGCGCATCTGCCGCCACGCGATATACGGCGAGCCGGGATAGAAACGCAACTGGCCGTCCGGATTGAGCGCGCTCACTTCGTCGACGTAGTCGGCGAACATCGGCGGCAGATCGTTGCGCCCCCACAGTTTGCCGATGCCGCTCTGGAACTCGCCGGTCTTGGTCGCGTAACCTTCCTTCAGCGAGTAGACGCCGGCGCCCGCATGCGTGTCGATATACCAGTAGGACTTGTCCTTCTGGCCAAGGTAGCGCAGAAGCTGCAACACGACGGCGTGTTTCAGAACGTCGGCGTGATTGCCTGCATGAAAGGCGTGGCGGTAGCTGAGCATGATGAGGAGACGCTGAAAGAGGGCGCGCCGCTCCAGGGCGGATTCGGCGATGCGGATGCAATGCGGCTGCACAATGAACATACGGCGCCGGTGTGCAGCGCGGTCGCGTATTGTACGCGACGCCGCGTTGCGCACCGCGCATTGCAGCGGGTTGCACGCGTAACGCTGCAATGGCCGCAGTGCGACCACGGCCATGTCACGCGTTCACCCGAGTCCGATCAGTCGTGCGCGTCGCCGATGATTTCCTCGATTCGCGTTTTGACTTCCGGCGTGATCCGTGCGGCCACGTCGGCGGACTTCATGTTCTCGCCGATCTGTTCGACCCGCGACGCACCCGTTATCACGGTGCTGACATTCGGATTCTTCAGAATCCAGCCAATGGCGAGTTGACCGATCGTGCAGCCCAACTCGTTAGCCACTTCGCCGAGCTTGCCGACCACGTTGTTCTTGCCCGCGTCGGTGACCTGCTTGCGTAGCCAGTCGTAACCATCCAACTGCGCGCGGCTGTCGGCCGGCACGCCGTCACGGTATTTGCCGGTCAGCAAGCCGGATGCGAGCGGGCTCCAGGTAGTCAGCCCGAGGCCGATATCCTCGTAAAGCCGCTTGTATTCCTCCTCGACGCGCTTGCGATGGAACAGGTTGTACTGCGGCTGCTCCATGACCGGCTTGTGCAGATGATGACGCTCCGCGATGTCGTAAGCGGCGCGGATTTCGTCGGCGCTCCATTCGGACGTGCCCCAGTACAGCGCCTTGCCGCGAGTGATCATGTCGCTCATGGCCCAGACGGTTTCCTCTACCGGCGTGTTCGGGTCCGGACGATGACAGAACACCAGATCGACATAATCGAGCTGCAGCCGTTTGAGCGACGCATCGATCGCGTTCAGCAGATATTTGCGGTTCAGCGTGTGGTACTGGTTCGGTGCTTCCGCGAGTCCCCAGAAGAATTTCGTCGACACCACGTAGCTCACGCGCGGCCACGCCAGTTCCTTGAGCGCCTGGCCCATGATTTCTTCGGACTTGCCGCCGGCATACACCTCGGCGTTGTCGAAAAAGTTGACTCCTGCGTCACGTGCGGCCGCGAGCGATTCGCGTGCCGCGTGGGTGTCCACCTGATTGCCGTAGGTGACCCACGAGCCGATGGACAGTTCGCTGACTTGCAGGCCGGAACGGCCCAGACGTCGATAATTCATGCATTCCTCCTTGTTGGTGATGCCACCGGAATTCTGCCGAAACGTCCAGTTTAAAGAGATACGCTTCGACGCGCAGTTTACCGATGCAGTTCACGCGGTTCATGCACAATAGCAGCGTTGGCCGCAGTGCAGCATTCGGCCAGACGGCCTATGTCGTCTGGCTGACTTCCCGCCGCCCGCGGCCCGTGGTCTCATTGCTCATCAACTGCATGGAGGTTATGGATGTCGTCAACGAACACGAATCTGAATGGCAAGGTTGCGGTTGTTACGGGCGCCGCAAGCGGCATCGGCAAGCAGATTGCGCTGACTCTTTCCGCAGCAGGCGCGGCTGTCGCGATCGCCGACCTGAATCAGGACGGCGCGAACGCTGTCGCTGAAGAAATCAAAAAGGCCGGCGGCAAGGCAATCGGCGTGGCGATGGACGTCACGAGCGAAGACGCCGTCAATCAGGGCATCGACAAAGTGGCCGCGGAACTCGGCTCGGTGGATATCCTCATTTCCAACGCCGGCATCCAGATCGTCAATCCGATCGAAAACTATTCGTTTTCGGATTGGAAGAAGATGCAGGCAATCCACGTGGACGGCGCGTTCCTGACCACCAAGGCCGCGCTCAAGCACATGTACAAGGACGATCGCGGCGGCATCGTGATCTACATGGGCTCGGTCCACTCGCACGAAGCGTCGCCGCTCAAATCGGCCTATGTGACGGCCAAGCACGCGCTGCTGGGTCTCGCGCGCGTGCTGGCTAAAGAAGGCGCGAAGCACAACGTGCGCTCGCATGTCGTGTGTCCGGGTTTCGTGCGCACGCCGCTCGTCGACAAGCAGATTCCCGAGCAGGCCAAGGAACTGGGCATCAGCGAGGAAGACGTGATCAAGCGCGTCATGCTGGGCGGCACGGTCGACGGTGTCTTCACCACGGTGGAAGACGTCGCGCAAACGGTGCTGTTCCTGTCCACGTTCCCGACGGCGGCGCTGACCGGCCAGTCCTTTATTGTGAGCCACGGCTGGTACATGCAATAAGGGGGTGCCTATGGCGCAACGCAATCTCAAGCGGGCGCGCGTCGGCGCGCCCGGCGACGGGGAAGGCGAGGGCGCCGGTCCGGCGCCCGCCACGCATCCCGGCCGGCACCTCCATTTGCCCAAGTACGAAACCGTCGCCTTGATGCTGCAAGGCGGTGGCGCCCTGGGCGCTTATCAGGCCGGTGTCTTTCAGGGACTTTACGAGGCCGGCATCGAACCGAACTGGCTGGCCGGCATTTCGATCGGCGCGTTGAATACGGCAATCATCGCCGGCAATCCGCCTGAAAAGCGCGTTGAACGGCTGCTGCAATTCTGGGAGACGATCTGCCAGCCGGCCTTCGGGCCGCCGCTGCCTGCGTTCATCGAGCACGCTCTCTTCAATTCCAGCGACGCAATACGCAAGGCCTTCACGGCAACGCAG
Coding sequences within:
- a CDS encoding heavy-metal-associated domain-containing protein produces the protein MTIEFQVEGMSCQHCVTAVTNAIREHDSGAQVRVDLASGRVAVESAQPAETLKAAIDEAGYTVTGITSGTASGSPGAAR
- the cueR gene encoding Cu(I)-responsive transcriptional regulator — protein: MNIGEAARASGLTAKMIRYYESVGLLAAKSRTSANYRVYGPQEVHSLRFIRQARRLGFLIEDIRRLLALWHDRSRASAEVKSIALEHVAELDRRIAELTDMRDTLAHLADHCHGDDRPDCPIIERLADTDLVSGQGCHPI
- a CDS encoding DUF3563 family protein yields the protein MFAYVLEKLSTWFETAERTRREAYLASSSDIVQLEQRIRSLETNGYSL
- a CDS encoding ABC transporter substrate-binding protein, yielding MHTHWMRQAAGACVTLLALATLPGAALAKDTPEKPALTMAVGGLPGLYYLPVLAAQQLGYFKDEGLDVTLEDFAGGSKALEAVVGGSADVGAGAYEHTLFMQEKGQHYRAFALMGRAPQIVVAVLKSKADQLKTLADFKGAKVGVSAPGSSTDLVLTVALRKAGVQRNEISAIGVGSGASVLAAVSGGQIDALSNVDPMMTKLSRSGAIKVLVDTRTVKGTQEVFGGTMPAATLYASDNFIQKYPKTTQALANAIVRADHWLQSASDADLLKMVPPAYLLNDSALYVEAFHNVRDAYSPDGLMPADGPATSLRALSSFDNRLDPKKIDLNATYTNDFARKAAAQLK
- a CDS encoding 23S rRNA (adenine(2030)-N(6))-methyltransferase RlmJ, giving the protein MLSYRHAFHAGNHADVLKHAVVLQLLRYLGQKDKSYWYIDTHAGAGVYSLKEGYATKTGEFQSGIGKLWGRNDLPPMFADYVDEVSALNPDGQLRFYPGSPYIAWRQMREQDRMRLFELHTTEIDVLRHNFRDAGRRAMLYAGDGFDGILALLPPAPRRALVLLDPSYEDKRDYIRTLRCVEESLKRFPTGTYAVWYPQVRRPESQRFPDQLKKLQDKNWLHVSLTVSNPPEDGFGLFGSGMFILNPPYTLAKTLKDQMPWLVKALGEDKAAQFKVEYRGD
- a CDS encoding potassium channel beta subunit family protein — protein: MNYRRLGRSGLQVSELSIGSWVTYGNQVDTHAARESLAAARDAGVNFFDNAEVYAGGKSEEIMGQALKELAWPRVSYVVSTKFFWGLAEAPNQYHTLNRKYLLNAIDASLKRLQLDYVDLVFCHRPDPNTPVEETVWAMSDMITRGKALYWGTSEWSADEIRAAYDIAERHHLHKPVMEQPQYNLFHRKRVEEEYKRLYEDIGLGLTTWSPLASGLLTGKYRDGVPADSRAQLDGYDWLRKQVTDAGKNNVVGKLGEVANELGCTIGQLAIGWILKNPNVSTVITGASRVEQIGENMKSADVAARITPEVKTRIEEIIGDAHD
- a CDS encoding 3-hydroxybutyrate dehydrogenase; the protein is MSSTNTNLNGKVAVVTGAASGIGKQIALTLSAAGAAVAIADLNQDGANAVAEEIKKAGGKAIGVAMDVTSEDAVNQGIDKVAAELGSVDILISNAGIQIVNPIENYSFSDWKKMQAIHVDGAFLTTKAALKHMYKDDRGGIVIYMGSVHSHEASPLKSAYVTAKHALLGLARVLAKEGAKHNVRSHVVCPGFVRTPLVDKQIPEQAKELGISEEDVIKRVMLGGTVDGVFTTVEDVAQTVLFLSTFPTAALTGQSFIVSHGWYMQ